Proteins co-encoded in one Capsicum annuum cultivar UCD-10X-F1 chromosome 9, UCD10Xv1.1, whole genome shotgun sequence genomic window:
- the LOC107841823 gene encoding BTB/POZ domain-containing protein At4g30940-like, with translation MVTPKDRVELNVGGRIFETTAATLGIAGEKSFFRAMFDENWNLHSDSAITEHFIDRDPDYFAVLLSLLRTGELYIPPKIDKRLLYREAEYYGILDQVRSAKWGSFDGNRVRLAESISDWSSEARSAKIVQASPSGGCCVAHGGVVRVYDWMLEEHPIIHTEHHNVNDVCWVDSESIVVSSDEKIASGGLGLFNASTGESKYKFQVTDELKGYKAGALSVSSNDKLFASCTDSTTRKHVIGVWDQVTGTLMNFFSCPPHPPHNAARLQWLHDINCVMVVSSSPGDEICLFDLRQNDMVWSWDVKAGEKQYCCGIIDAIAIEKSSSICVLAEQKGMGFVDLRRTDASLNWRNDLMGTDWSYRDDLVHIDEYLYVKLAFHEGQLFSSWGNRIFVYGGSDWLPTSQFERSRGGPIRDYSIDGDRLFALQDNENIVDVWETPRPPII, from the coding sequence ATGGTAACTCCAAAAGATAGGGTGGAACTCAATGTTGGTGGCAGAATCTTTGAAACTACGGCCGCAACCTTAGGAATCGCTGGCGAAAAGTCATTCTTCCGAGCCATGTTTGATGAGAATTGGAACCTGCATTCTGATTCAGCGATCACTGAACACTTCATTGATAGAGATCCTGATTATTTCGCCGTCCTTCTTAGCCTACTCAGGACAGGAGAGCTTTACATTCCTCCAAAGATTGATAAAAGGCTCCTATACAGAGAGGCTGAATATTATGGCATTCTGGATCAAGTCAGGTCAGCTAAATGGGGTTCGTTTGATGGAAATAGGGTCCGATTGGCAGAGTCCATATCAGACTGGTCATCAGAGGCCAGGTCTGCTAAGATTGTTCAAGCTAGTCCGAGTGGCGGGTGCTGTGTGGCTCACGGAGGTGTGGTTCGCGTGTACGATTGGATGCTAGAAGAACACCCTATAATACATACTGAGCACCATAACGTGAATGATGTTTGTTGGGTTGATTCTGAAAGTATTGTGGTTAGCTCTGATGAAAAGATAGCTAGTGGAGGCCTAGGGCTATTCAATGCATCTACAGGAGAATCGAAGTATAAATTCCAAGTTACAGATGAATTAAAAGGTTACAAAGCAGGTGCGCTCAGTGTTAGCTCGAATGACAAGTTGTTCGCCAGTTGTACTGACAGCACTACCCGCAAGCATGTGATTGGTGTTTGGGACCAAGTCACAGGTACATTGATGAATTTCTTCAGCTGTCCGCCTCATCCACCTCATAATGCTGCCAGGCTGCAATGGTTACATGATATCAACTGTGTGATGGTTGTTTCTTCCTCTCCGGGGGATGAAATCTGCTTGTTTGACTTAAGACAAAACGATATGGTTTGGTCATGGGATGTTAAGGCTGGGGAGAAGCAGTACTGTTGTGGGATTATAGATGCAATAGCGATAGAGAAGAGTAGTTCGATTTGTGTATTAGCTGAACAGAAGGGTATGGGATTCGTGGATTTGAGGAGAACTGATGCGAGTTTAAATTGGAGAAACGATCTGATGGGTACTGACTGGTCATATAGAGACGATCTGGTGCATATTGACGagtatttatatgtaaaattaGCATTTCACGAGGGCCAACTGTTTTCATCATGGGGCAATAGAATTTTCGTGTATGGTGGTTCTGATTGGCTTCCAACATCACAGTTTGAACGGAGTCGTGGTGGTCCAATTCGCGATTATTCAATTGATGGTGACCGCCTTTTCGCTCTGCAGGATAATGAAAATATCGTTGATGTATGGGAGACCCCTCGTCCACCAATTATTTGA
- the LOC107840872 gene encoding eukaryotic translation initiation factor 5A-4 has translation MSDEEHHFESKADAGASKTYPQQAGTIRKNGYIVIKGRPCKVVEVSTSKTGKHGHAKCHFVAIDIFNGKKLEDIVPSSHNCDVPHVNRTDYQLIDISEDGFVSLLTENGNTKDDLRLPTDDTLLSQVKGGFEEGKDLVLSVMSAMGEEQICAVKDIGKN, from the exons ATGTCTGACGAAGAACACCATTTTGAGTCCAAAGCTGATGCTGGTGCTTCAAAAACTTACCCACAACAAGCAGGCACTATTCGCAAGAATGGTTATATAGTTATCAAAGGAAGACCCTGCAAG GTTGTTGAGGTCTCCACTTCCAAAACTGGCAAGCACGGACATGCAAAATGTCACTTTGTGGCAATTGACATTTTCAATGGAAAGAAGCTTGAAGATATTGTTCCTTCATCTCACAATTGTGAT GTGCCACATGTCAACCGTACAGACTATCAGCTGATTGACATCTCTGAAGATGGTTTT GTGTCTCTTCTTACTGAAAATGGAAACACCAAAGATGACCTCAGGCTTCCCACCGATGACACCCTGCTGAGCCAG GTTAAAGGTGGATTTGAGGAAGGAAAGGATCTCGTGCTGTCGGTGATGTCTGCAATGGGTGAAGAACAGATTTGTGCTGTGAAGGACATTGGCAAGAACTAG